The genomic DNA TATTGGTGGGAGTTCGAGTATCCTGACCAAGGTGTCGTAACAGCGCAAGAGCTTTATCTGCCAGTTGATGAAAGAGTCAATGTAAACTTAAGCTCAGCAGATGTCATCCACTCCTTCTGGATTCCGACGATTTCAGGAAAAATGGATACCAACCCAGGAGACAAGCTGGAGAACTCAATGTGGCTCCACCCTACAAAAACAGGTACATACCAGGGTGCTTGTGCGGAGCTTTGCGGTGACTCACATGCTCTCATGTACTTTAAAGTCAAAGTGCTTGAGCGCGACGAATTCGATGCGTGGATTGAAAGCATGAAGAACACGAAATATGAAGATGCGCCATCCGAGGTCGCTCAAGGACAACAAATCTTTGAAAAGAACTGCTTATCCTGTCACGCAGTCGGTGATAAAGGCGGAAATGTCGGACCGGCATTGACTGGATTCGCTGACAACGAGAAGGTAGCAGGTATTCTTGAACACAACAGAGAAAAAATCAAACTGTGGATTAACGACCCACAAGACGTTAAGCCAGGCAACAATATGCCGGACTTCAACTTCGATGAGAAGCAGTTAGACGCACTAACAGACTACCTATTGGAACTAAAAACCGCTGAATAAGCGTGGTTTCAGTCGCTTTAAAAAGGAGGTACTATCGTGAGTAACGCACATGCAGCGAATAAAAGCGTTCTATGGGATTGGCTGACAACAGTCGACCATAAGAAAATTGGAATCCTTTACCTCATTTCCGGCGGGTTTTTCTTCCTTGTCGGTGGGATAGAGGCAGTTTTAATTCGTATTCAATTGATGGGCCCTGAAATGACTTTCTTGACAGGGGACCTTTATAACCAAGTATTAACGATGCACGGAACGACGATGATCTTCCTGGCAGCCATGCCGGTCATCTTCGCCTTTATGAATGCCGTCGTCCCATTACAGATTGGAGCACGGGACGTAGCCTTTCCTTTTGTGAACTCATTAGGATTTTGGTTATTCTTCTTCGGAGGAGTGCTTTTGAACTTGAGTTGGTTCTTAGGCGGCGCACCAGATGCAGGTTGGACAGCCTATGCACCACTTTCTACACAATCTAGCGGACAAGGGGTCGATTTCTATGTCCTCGGTCTCCAGATTGCAGGTGCCGGTACGTTGATGGGGGGAATCAACTTCCTCGTAACCATCATCAACATGAGAGCACCAGGTATGACGTTCATGCGTATGCCATTGTTCACATGGACTGCATTCGTAACGTCTGGTCTTATTCTTTTCGCATTCCCGGCATTGACAATCGGGTTCTTCTTGCTCATGTTCGACCGTGTGTTTGAAGCGAACTTCTTTGATGCCAATATGGGTGGAAACGCCGTCATCTGGGAGCACATCTTCTGGATTTTCGGACACCCGGAAGTATATATTTTGATTTTGCCTGCGTTCGGAATCATTTCTGAAGTTGTAGCGACATTCTCTCGTAAGAGACTTTTCGGTTACAGTGCAATGGTATTCGCAACTGTATTGATCGGTTTCTTAGGCTTCATGGTGTGGGCTCACCACATGTTTACTGTGGGTCTTGGACCAGTTGCCAACTCGATCTTTGCTGTTGCAACGATGGCTATTGCGATCCCGACAGGTGTTAAGATCTTCAACTGGGTCTTCACAATGTGGGGCGGACGAATCACATTCAATACAGCAAATCTGTTTTCGGTAGGATTCATCCCGACTTTCGTCATGGGTGGGGTAACAGGTGTCATGCTTGCAGTCGCTCCTGCTGACTATCAATACCATGACAGTTATTTCGTTGTTGCCCACTTCCACTACGTTATCGTAGGTGGATTGGTACTTGGACTCTTCTCTGGATTGTATTACTGGTATCCAAGAATGTTCGGTATAATGCTGAATGAAACATTAGGTAAGTGGAACTTCTGGACATTCTTCATCGGTTTCCACTTGACGTTCTTCCCTCAGCACTTCTTAGGTCTGATGGGTATGCCTCGTCGTTATTTCACATATCCTGAGGAATTCCAGCTCGGTTCCTTGAACATGATTAGTACTGTCGGGGCAATTTTGATGTCGGTAGGTACAGTCATTTTCCTTATCAACCTCGTCGTATCCCATAAAAAAGGGGAGCAGGTTGGAGGAGATCCTTGGAATGGCCGTACACTTGAATGGGCGATTCCAAACCCGACACCGCATTATAACTTCCTGCAAACGCCACTTGTTCGTGGACTTGATGCATTATGGATCGAGAAAATGGCAGGGAACAAGAAGATGACACCGGCTGAACCAATCGGAGATATTCACATGCCGAACAATTCAATCCTTCCGTTCATCATGTCATTTGGTCTCTTCATTGCAGGTTTCGGTTTCATTTACTTCAATACTGCAGGCACGGCAGCGTTGATTGCTGTAATTGTCGGTATGGGTATTGCACTTGCTTGTATGTTCCTAAGATCATGGATTGATGATCATGGGTATCATATTCATAAAGAGGATTTACCGAAAGAGGATAAGGGGGTCGATGCATAATGGACGTAGGTGAACGCTTAACGGATCAGAACTTCCCTGAATCCCCTGAAAAGGCGACCCTTGAGGGCAAGAACAAGTTTTTAGGGTTCTGGTTGTTCTTAGGTGGAGAAACTGTATTATTTGCTACATTGTTCGGTACTTACCTTGGTTTGCGAAATTCATTCGGTAAAGGACCAGAAGCATCCGAAATTTTCCAATTGCCGGTGGTCTTTATCGCAACAATGATTCTACTTACAAGTAGTTTGACGAGTGTGTATGCTGTCCTTGCTATGAAGGAAAATAACGTTAAGAAGATGCAAACGTGGTTCTTTGTTACCTTACTTCTAGGAGTAGCATTCCTTGGACTTGAGATTTACGAGTTTGTGGAGTATGTCCATCACGGGCATACCTTTACCTCAGGAGCATTCGGCTCAGCGTTCTATACGCTCGTCGGATTCCACGGAGGACACGTTTTATTCGGAGTCCTTTGGATTGCAGCATTGCTAGTACGTAACAGAAACCGTGGGCTTACGCTATACAATGCGCCAAAGTATTACCTTTTCGCTTTATATTGGCACTTTGTCGACGTTGTATGGGTATTCATTTTCACAGTTGTTTATCTTATGGGAAAGGTGGGGTAATCGATGGCTAGTCAAGATCAAACGAAATCAGTCCATCACCACTCGTCCTTGCAGAAGAAAATCAAGCTTAAGCAGGAACGCCGTCAGCATAATGTTTCATTCGTCATGATGATCTTGTTGACCATTGTTGCGTTCGCTGCGATTGCCAGTGATGCAATCTCAAATAAGGTCGCTATCCTGTTCATCCTAGTCCTTGCTGGTGTACAAGTGTTTTTCCAACTCTATGTTTGGATGCATCTTGGTAACAAAGGGCATGAATTCCCGATGTGGGGCATAGCAAGTGGACTGTTGATTGCAGTCATCACTGTCGGTACCCTTATGGGATTGATCTGGTAATAACAGATGAGGTTGGCTCAAATGAGCCAACCTTTTTTATTTGCTCTAAACTTCGATAAGGATTATTAAGGTAGCAATGGTTGCTTTTCATTAGAGGAGTTTTAGAAGCAATGATGAATATAGTTCAAGGATGGGAAAAAGGGGGTAAGACGATGGAGATTAGAACGATTAATGAAGATGAGTTTGATGATTTTCTCAAAATGGGGGAATTCGCTTTTCAATACGAATTATCAGAGGAAGAGAGAAAGAAACGTAGATCCTTCTTGAAAGTAGAAAATTGCTGGGCGCTTTATGAGGATGGGGCAATGGCATCCAAGCTCACAATACACCCTTTTGAAATATGGATAGGAAATAGAAATTTCTCTATGGGTGGTATTGCAGGGGTAGCTTCCTGGCCGGAACACCGACGAAAAGGACACGTACAAAAGCTTATGAAAAAGTCATTGGAGGTTATGCGTGAGCAGAGACAATACGTATCAATGCTCCATCCGTTTTCGTTTGCTTTTTATCGGAAATATGGATGGGAGATGACGCATACGACCAAAACGTATGAAATAAAGCCTGAGCAGCTCCCTATACGCACTGCGAACATGAAGGGCAAGGTGGTGAGAATCCATCATGATATCCAACGCCTCAACGCCATTTATGAACGTTACGCCCAGAACTATAACGGAATGCTGAAGCGCACAGAGAAATGGTGGAACTTCTCGATCTTAGAAAATTCACGGGACATTGTTGCGGTTTATGAGGATGAAGCTGGCGAGGACCAAGGCTATCTGATTTACAATGTCAAAGATAATCTAATGGAAATCGAGGAGTGGATCAGCCTGACGCCACATGCGAAATCTACTATGCTCCAGTATGTCGCCAATCACGACTCAATGGTCAGAAAAATAAAAATACATCCTCCTGTTGAAGAATCCTTCGCCTTTTACATGGCGGATCCGAAAATCAAACAGGAATACAGCTCTTATTTTATGAGTAGAGTTGTGGATGTTAAGGGCTTCCTT from Pseudalkalibacillus sp. SCS-8 includes the following:
- the coxB gene encoding cytochrome c oxidase subunit II, producing the protein MKRWLRFSRIIPLLGIMMLGLMGCGNPQLSALQPQGKGADALFDLMILSLAIMVVVLVIVFILFGYVLVKFRERKGDDFIPEQVEGNHLLEVLWTAIPIVLLLVLAVPTVMTTFDLAVSEKSAEESKDGGDKEGPMTINVTAHQYWWEFEYPDQGVVTAQELYLPVDERVNVNLSSADVIHSFWIPTISGKMDTNPGDKLENSMWLHPTKTGTYQGACAELCGDSHALMYFKVKVLERDEFDAWIESMKNTKYEDAPSEVAQGQQIFEKNCLSCHAVGDKGGNVGPALTGFADNEKVAGILEHNREKIKLWINDPQDVKPGNNMPDFNFDEKQLDALTDYLLELKTAE
- the ctaD gene encoding cytochrome c oxidase subunit I; this translates as MSNAHAANKSVLWDWLTTVDHKKIGILYLISGGFFFLVGGIEAVLIRIQLMGPEMTFLTGDLYNQVLTMHGTTMIFLAAMPVIFAFMNAVVPLQIGARDVAFPFVNSLGFWLFFFGGVLLNLSWFLGGAPDAGWTAYAPLSTQSSGQGVDFYVLGLQIAGAGTLMGGINFLVTIINMRAPGMTFMRMPLFTWTAFVTSGLILFAFPALTIGFFLLMFDRVFEANFFDANMGGNAVIWEHIFWIFGHPEVYILILPAFGIISEVVATFSRKRLFGYSAMVFATVLIGFLGFMVWAHHMFTVGLGPVANSIFAVATMAIAIPTGVKIFNWVFTMWGGRITFNTANLFSVGFIPTFVMGGVTGVMLAVAPADYQYHDSYFVVAHFHYVIVGGLVLGLFSGLYYWYPRMFGIMLNETLGKWNFWTFFIGFHLTFFPQHFLGLMGMPRRYFTYPEEFQLGSLNMISTVGAILMSVGTVIFLINLVVSHKKGEQVGGDPWNGRTLEWAIPNPTPHYNFLQTPLVRGLDALWIEKMAGNKKMTPAEPIGDIHMPNNSILPFIMSFGLFIAGFGFIYFNTAGTAALIAVIVGMGIALACMFLRSWIDDHGYHIHKEDLPKEDKGVDA
- a CDS encoding cytochrome (ubi)quinol oxidase subunit III, yielding MDVGERLTDQNFPESPEKATLEGKNKFLGFWLFLGGETVLFATLFGTYLGLRNSFGKGPEASEIFQLPVVFIATMILLTSSLTSVYAVLAMKENNVKKMQTWFFVTLLLGVAFLGLEIYEFVEYVHHGHTFTSGAFGSAFYTLVGFHGGHVLFGVLWIAALLVRNRNRGLTLYNAPKYYLFALYWHFVDVVWVFIFTVVYLMGKVG
- a CDS encoding cytochrome C oxidase subunit IV family protein, whose product is MASQDQTKSVHHHSSLQKKIKLKQERRQHNVSFVMMILLTIVAFAAIASDAISNKVAILFILVLAGVQVFFQLYVWMHLGNKGHEFPMWGIASGLLIAVITVGTLMGLIW
- the eis gene encoding enhanced intracellular survival protein Eis, producing the protein MEIRTINEDEFDDFLKMGEFAFQYELSEEERKKRRSFLKVENCWALYEDGAMASKLTIHPFEIWIGNRNFSMGGIAGVASWPEHRRKGHVQKLMKKSLEVMREQRQYVSMLHPFSFAFYRKYGWEMTHTTKTYEIKPEQLPIRTANMKGKVVRIHHDIQRLNAIYERYAQNYNGMLKRTEKWWNFSILENSRDIVAVYEDEAGEDQGYLIYNVKDNLMEIEEWISLTPHAKSTMLQYVANHDSMVRKIKIHPPVEESFAFYMADPKIKQEYSSYFMSRVVDVKGFLEQYPFKGDLERSLIFHIEDTFAEWNNGTFIVRSDDHGGRLVDYYPPKEGMRCSQEPQRGILCTINMFSTMFFNHMKPTELSTAGMITGKHDELSYLETILVDERPFLYDFF